A DNA window from Barnesiella intestinihominis YIT 11860 contains the following coding sequences:
- a CDS encoding DUF4293 domain-containing protein codes for MIQRIQSIYLLLTTALMAVFLFLPIAQFDTTDGIYSFTAQGISTVEAMTTPVQDSAAAVIQTSVFTPTWGVFVLGTVIAVLSFITIFLYKNRPTQARICMINAFFLVTFYIVIFLSGYTFREDLSASNISWTAYIVMPFVALILDILAYKAINKDERLVRSLDRIR; via the coding sequence ATGATACAACGAATACAATCGATCTATTTATTACTGACAACGGCTTTAATGGCTGTATTTTTATTTCTTCCGATAGCTCAATTCGATACGACCGATGGCATTTACAGTTTCACGGCACAAGGTATCTCTACCGTAGAAGCTATGACAACTCCTGTACAGGATAGTGCCGCAGCAGTCATACAAACTTCTGTATTTACCCCCACATGGGGAGTATTCGTATTAGGAACCGTAATAGCCGTATTATCGTTTATCACGATTTTCCTATATAAGAACAGACCGACACAAGCGCGTATCTGCATGATCAACGCATTCTTTCTGGTAACTTTCTATATCGTCATCTTTTTGAGCGGTTATACATTCCGCGAAGATCTTTCGGCTTCAAACATATCGTGGACAGCTTATATCGTAATGCCTTTCGTCGCCCTCATTCTCGACATTTTAGCCTATAAGGCCATTAATAAAGACGAGCGTTTGGTTCGAAGCCTCGACCGCATACGCTAA
- the prmA gene encoding 50S ribosomal protein L11 methyltransferase has protein sequence MNDYMQVRFDVEPCSEMATDVLAAVLAEIGYESFVPDERGVTAFVPQGKYDETRLKEELSQYPIGGVSVTYEATFVAGRDWNEEWEKNYFKPIVVGDECVIHSTFHTDIPQARYDVLIDPKMAFGTGHHETTTLMLQAILASDLTGRSVLDMGCGTAVLGILARMKGAASVVAVDIDEFAVENAIENIRLNHVSGVEVRLGGIEALKQESFDFIFANINRNILLADMHAYVACMKRGSRIFMSGFYVEDIPFIRAEAEHLGLRFVGYAEKNRWVAVECMSD, from the coding sequence ATGAACGATTATATGCAGGTACGGTTCGATGTAGAGCCGTGTAGCGAGATGGCGACAGATGTTTTGGCTGCGGTTTTGGCTGAAATCGGTTATGAAAGTTTTGTCCCCGACGAACGAGGGGTTACTGCTTTTGTCCCTCAGGGTAAGTATGACGAGACACGACTTAAAGAAGAGTTGTCGCAATATCCCATCGGAGGGGTATCTGTGACGTATGAAGCGACATTCGTTGCCGGGAGGGATTGGAACGAAGAATGGGAGAAAAATTATTTCAAGCCTATTGTCGTGGGGGACGAGTGCGTGATACATAGTACATTTCATACCGATATTCCGCAAGCTCGTTACGATGTGCTGATAGATCCTAAGATGGCTTTTGGGACGGGACATCACGAAACTACCACTCTCATGTTGCAGGCTATATTGGCATCGGATCTTACCGGTCGCTCGGTGCTCGATATGGGGTGTGGTACGGCTGTATTGGGTATTTTGGCTCGTATGAAGGGGGCGGCTTCCGTTGTCGCTGTCGACATTGATGAATTTGCCGTCGAGAATGCCATTGAAAATATCCGTTTGAATCATGTATCGGGAGTTGAAGTCCGTTTGGGAGGAATCGAAGCCTTGAAGCAGGAGTCGTTCGATTTTATTTTTGCCAATATCAATCGGAATATATTGCTGGCCGATATGCATGCTTATGTGGCCTGTATGAAACGTGGCTCACGTATTTTCATGAGTGGTTTTTACGTGGAAGATATTCCTTTTATTCGGGCGGAGGCCGAACACCTCGGATTGCGTTTCGTCGGTTACGCCGAGAAAAACAGATGGGTAGCGGTCGAATGTATGAGCGATTGA
- a CDS encoding tetratricopeptide repeat protein, which yields MRRIVCVLFLVGVFSTNSVCGETLSEYRENLYDLFIQQKIPQWGAVLSKMSADKSCGTLEGRHEILCGYYGLVGHLVDKKKKDEAQAYLKTALALSENYRKMYPNDARFKALHANLIGLKIALSPMRAATLASGMLSSAREAYKLAPGDSWVSILYGNILFYMPGIFGGDKEEGLECYQRARRSMEKDISTNGHHWLYVQLLVTIGVVYEKSERYEQALAMYKTIMEKYPEYGFVKNTSYPRALKAMQQKQ from the coding sequence ATGAGACGTATAGTTTGTGTACTGTTTCTTGTGGGTGTGTTTTCGACAAATTCCGTATGCGGTGAGACTCTTTCGGAGTATCGGGAGAATTTGTATGATTTGTTCATTCAACAGAAAATACCCCAGTGGGGTGCTGTCTTGTCAAAAATGAGTGCCGATAAGTCGTGCGGGACATTGGAGGGGCGTCATGAAATTTTGTGCGGTTATTATGGCCTTGTGGGACATTTGGTCGATAAAAAGAAGAAAGACGAGGCGCAGGCTTATTTGAAAACCGCTTTGGCGCTTTCTGAGAATTATCGAAAAATGTATCCGAACGATGCTCGGTTTAAAGCGTTGCATGCCAATTTGATAGGTTTGAAAATAGCCCTTTCTCCCATGCGTGCGGCTACGTTGGCATCGGGTATGTTGTCGTCGGCTCGGGAGGCTTATAAACTGGCCCCCGGGGATAGTTGGGTTTCTATTCTGTACGGGAATATTTTGTTCTATATGCCGGGAATATTCGGAGGGGATAAAGAGGAAGGTTTGGAGTGCTATCAACGAGCTCGCCGGAGTATGGAAAAGGATATTTCGACCAACGGGCATCATTGGCTTTATGTACAATTGTTGGTGACCATCGGGGTGGTTTATGAGAAATCCGAACGTTATGAGCAGGCGTTAGCGATGTACAAGACGATTATGGAGAAATATCCTGAGTATGGATTTGTAAAAAATACGAGTTATCCTCGGGCTCTGAAAGCAATGCAACAAAAACAATAA
- a CDS encoding fimbrillin family protein, translating into MKMTYRKATFIGLWAVIFASCTSDGDMITEKTLPQGKYPVAMTVSVESPIARSSVDGTWTNGEKVTVQAITKTGDAYNWNDAISYPYEINNDIPVALTKEETHYWQRSDETKLIRTWYCADGSTSNTLPDSWSVAADQDETGNGYAESDLLFTAPVEVKFGSTANLIFYHQTARIIVNIKKTEGIDSADQIQSVKIGDNNLALSGTYTAPSGTGVTTGTWLPGPMDKTITPFKLSQPTDPSKYIASYTALVIPQNMDGKRLIAIDTELGTHYYTPKEGAAELEAGKVHTYNITIDSKEVTIEIPGSIDWGEGESGSGSIEL; encoded by the coding sequence ATGAAGATGACATACAGAAAAGCGACTTTTATAGGATTATGGGCTGTGATATTCGCATCATGCACTTCGGACGGAGACATGATAACCGAAAAAACGTTGCCGCAAGGTAAATATCCGGTTGCCATGACCGTTTCGGTAGAAAGCCCCATCGCCCGTTCCTCTGTGGACGGCACATGGACGAACGGTGAAAAAGTGACCGTACAGGCCATAACCAAAACAGGCGATGCGTACAACTGGAACGATGCGATCTCCTACCCCTATGAAATAAACAACGATATACCTGTTGCCTTAACAAAAGAAGAAACCCACTATTGGCAGCGTAGCGATGAGACAAAACTCATACGGACTTGGTATTGTGCCGATGGTTCGACCTCAAACACGTTGCCCGACTCGTGGAGCGTAGCAGCCGACCAAGATGAAACTGGAAACGGATATGCAGAAAGCGATCTCCTATTTACAGCCCCCGTCGAAGTAAAATTCGGTAGCACAGCGAACCTGATTTTCTACCATCAAACAGCAAGAATTATCGTTAACATCAAAAAAACGGAAGGTATCGATTCCGCCGACCAGATTCAGTCCGTAAAAATCGGAGATAACAACCTCGCCTTGTCGGGAACTTACACGGCTCCCTCCGGTACAGGCGTAACAACAGGAACATGGCTTCCCGGACCGATGGACAAAACAATTACGCCTTTCAAATTGTCACAGCCTACCGATCCCTCGAAATACATAGCCAGTTATACGGCTCTTGTCATTCCGCAAAACATGGACGGTAAACGACTAATCGCTATCGACACCGAACTCGGCACACATTATTACACCCCGAAAGAGGGAGCCGCCGAACTCGAAGCAGGTAAAGTACATACTTATAACATCACCATCGATAGCAAAGAAGTAACCATAGAAATTCCGGGAAGTATCGACTGGGGAGAAGGTGAAAGCGGTAGTGGCAGCATAGAATTATAA
- a CDS encoding helix-turn-helix domain-containing protein, whose protein sequence is MKDGKKLVYSGDSLRRFLHRKGLTYKDAAKELGLDKNTIGKAVRGGNMNINVLLSIANHWNFPITDFFIFVNQEECEETYFISPNKYNNNSANDNLLVSEDSKIYKNIKNLSTEELALKASKQQEISLLQNLIRNYQDRIDLLQQELGQYKSE, encoded by the coding sequence ATGAAAGACGGTAAAAAGCTCGTTTATTCCGGAGACTCGCTCCGAAGATTTTTGCATCGAAAGGGTCTCACCTACAAAGATGCAGCCAAAGAGCTTGGCTTGGATAAAAACACCATAGGCAAGGCAGTAAGAGGCGGAAATATGAATATAAACGTCTTACTGAGTATTGCCAATCACTGGAATTTTCCCATTACCGACTTTTTCATTTTCGTAAATCAAGAAGAATGTGAAGAGACCTATTTTATTAGTCCGAACAAATATAATAACAATTCGGCAAATGATAACCTTTTGGTCTCCGAAGATTCTAAAATCTATAAAAATATTAAAAATTTATCAACAGAAGAGTTGGCTTTAAAAGCATCCAAACAACAAGAAATTTCTTTATTACAGAATCTGATTCGAAATTATCAAGACAGAATCGATTTATTACAGCAAGAGTTGGGACAATACAAATCTGAATAA
- a CDS encoding fimbrillin family protein — protein sequence MKQYLFLATALLGLAACNETESLSGYDGQVELRFTSGIDVQTRSSHGLDTQLKDGETVHLWIDDSKNRQQTIDQENLYENILLTKEGGAAGTLSGSTPMYFPLTGNDVNIYALHTNATWFGNTYPARSLTHTVAADQRSETDGYATSDLTYAKLTGVSRSGNPTSVAVQFRHLLSKIEVILKKGVGENDFLAGITKVEILNTLPQAQFTLDKEKHAYGKNTELPDGIEITADGPVQNITIDTDITAEGATSILNEAIIVPQTIEAGTAFIKITLAAGGEFVYKMKDGGTTFESGKKYRYTITANQTAIEVSSSIHDWDEGVGDDDGIAVIPPPIGNITDRTQTQVGDLAMEDGTFVRTDDYTTLTDEQKKACVGIVFWTYSDTYPKSTLTNDKVLMADYPDCTHGLIVALKDAATGKPWQSASTTFRESVTTWQETATFDSKYTQIAPISPVDETLDSEAHKLLGYNNTMVLLAYNSDPAKILYRCQAAQSIKTFADNNITPKGCSSWYFPSLKELALLCDEDSWKYPLPSYGTTDTSNKGKINDILNALSDNDIDTEILADVYYWTSQEGYTGNSYARTNRAYCLAFSTGTISGNGLFKNQKFNVRAICAF from the coding sequence ATGAAACAATATCTCTTTTTAGCGACCGCCCTGCTCGGACTGGCGGCATGCAACGAAACAGAAAGTCTGTCGGGTTATGACGGACAAGTCGAATTGAGATTCACCAGCGGCATCGATGTACAGACTCGATCCTCCCACGGGCTGGACACACAGCTCAAAGATGGAGAAACGGTACATCTATGGATAGACGATTCTAAAAACCGACAGCAAACCATAGATCAAGAAAATCTCTATGAAAATATACTCTTGACCAAAGAAGGAGGGGCTGCCGGGACATTGAGCGGCAGCACGCCCATGTACTTCCCGTTAACCGGCAACGACGTAAACATCTATGCCCTTCACACCAACGCCACATGGTTCGGCAATACCTATCCGGCAAGGTCGCTCACCCATACCGTAGCCGCAGACCAACGCAGCGAGACCGATGGTTATGCTACCTCCGACTTGACTTATGCCAAACTTACCGGAGTTTCGCGAAGCGGTAACCCCACCTCCGTGGCCGTACAATTCAGGCATTTGCTTTCCAAAATCGAAGTAATACTCAAAAAGGGAGTCGGTGAAAACGATTTTCTCGCCGGTATAACCAAAGTAGAGATACTGAATACCCTACCCCAAGCCCAATTCACGCTCGATAAAGAAAAGCATGCATATGGCAAAAACACCGAGCTCCCCGACGGGATTGAAATCACGGCAGACGGACCAGTTCAAAATATAACCATCGATACCGACATAACAGCCGAAGGCGCAACTTCGATACTGAACGAAGCCATTATCGTACCGCAAACGATCGAAGCAGGGACGGCATTTATTAAAATAACGTTAGCGGCAGGCGGAGAATTCGTTTACAAAATGAAAGACGGCGGGACAACATTCGAAAGCGGGAAAAAATACCGATACACCATCACAGCCAATCAAACAGCCATAGAAGTATCTTCGAGCATTCACGACTGGGACGAAGGTGTAGGGGACGATGACGGGATAGCTGTAATACCGCCGCCGATAGGAAATATCACAGACCGGACTCAGACACAAGTCGGCGACTTGGCGATGGAAGACGGAACATTTGTCAGAACCGACGATTATACCACCCTCACCGACGAACAGAAAAAAGCGTGTGTCGGTATCGTCTTCTGGACCTACTCAGACACCTATCCCAAATCCACACTGACCAACGACAAGGTATTGATGGCCGATTATCCCGATTGTACTCACGGCCTCATCGTCGCTTTGAAAGATGCCGCCACGGGAAAACCCTGGCAATCTGCAAGCACGACTTTCCGCGAGAGTGTGACAACGTGGCAAGAAACAGCGACTTTCGACAGCAAATACACACAAATCGCCCCTATCTCTCCGGTAGACGAGACGCTCGACAGCGAAGCTCACAAACTGTTGGGATATAACAACACTATGGTATTATTGGCTTATAACAGCGACCCAGCGAAAATACTTTACAGATGTCAAGCCGCTCAATCCATCAAAACCTTCGCCGATAACAACATTACGCCCAAAGGTTGTAGCAGCTGGTATTTCCCGTCTCTGAAAGAACTGGCATTGCTCTGCGATGAGGATTCGTGGAAATATCCGCTACCCAGTTACGGCACAACCGATACGAGCAACAAAGGAAAAATAAACGACATCTTGAATGCCCTGTCCGATAACGATATCGATACTGAAATCCTCGCCGACGTGTATTATTGGACATCACAGGAAGGATACACAGGAAACAGCTATGCCCGTACCAATAGAGCTTATTGTTTAGCATTCTCGACAGGAACAATATCGGGGAACGGCCTCTTCAAGAACCAAAAATTCAATGTCCGTGCGATTTGTGCGTTCTAA
- the uvrA gene encoding excinuclease ABC subunit UvrA — MSEHSIFIKGARVNNLKNIDVEIPRDRFIVITGLSGSGKSSLAFDTLYAEGQRRYVESLSAYARQFLGRMSKPECDYIKGIPPAIAIEQKVNTRNPRSTVGTSTEIYDYMRLLYARIGKTYSPVSGELVKKHQVDDVVHCALGFPDGTRFALLTNLVIPEGRDLKTHLQILQKEGFPRVEVNGRFQAIEDLLTDGELPEPNAIRLVIDRMSVSHETDTISRLSDSVETAFFEGGGECIVLVYDGEEIREFSFSKRFEADGITFNEPSELMFNFNNPVGACPTCEGFGKVIGIDEDLVVPNKTLSVYDDAVMCWRGEKMSEWKNDLIRQADSLHFPIHRPYFKLTDREKEILWHGAGDFEGIDGFFAMLEANQYKIQYRVMLARYRGKTICPVCKGSRLKPEAEYVKVGGRSISELVNLPISELKEFFDRLELDEHDALIAKRLLTEIRNRICFLQEVGLSYLTLNRLSSTLSGGESQRINLATSLGSSLVGSLYILDEPSIGLHSRDTGLLIKVLRQLQELGNTVVVVEHDEDIIRAADYIIDIGPLAGRLGGEVVYQGGLSRLPKATRSYTMRYLTGESKIELPANRRKWNQYIEVEGAAQNNLKSIDVKFPLHVMTVVSGVSGSGKSSLVRDVFYRALLRHYGEGGEMPGTYSRLSGDMDRIHSVEFVDQNPIGKSTRSNPATYLKAFDEIRKLFAEQQGAKQMGFSPSYFSFNSEGGRCEECKGEGTITVEMQFMADIVLECESCHGKRYKQDVLDIEYRGKNISDVLDMTINQAIEFFSEVNGSQEKRIIKRLKPLQDVGLGYIKLGQSSSTLSGGENQRVKLAFFLSNEKQESTLFIFDEPTTGLHFHDINTLLKSFNQLIERGHTVVIIEHNMDIIKCADHVIDMGPEGGKEGGYVVCTGTPEEIAECSASYTGVFLKEKLRSCFKFIEK; from the coding sequence ATGTCTGAACATTCTATCTTTATTAAAGGGGCGCGAGTCAATAATCTCAAAAATATCGATGTAGAAATTCCCAGAGATCGTTTTATCGTTATTACGGGATTATCTGGGTCGGGAAAATCATCGTTGGCTTTCGATACTTTATATGCCGAGGGACAACGTCGTTATGTAGAAAGTTTGTCGGCTTATGCAAGGCAATTTTTGGGGCGTATGAGTAAACCCGAATGTGACTATATCAAAGGCATTCCGCCTGCCATAGCCATAGAACAGAAAGTAAATACAAGGAATCCTCGATCGACGGTGGGAACTTCGACCGAGATATATGATTATATGAGGTTGCTGTATGCTCGCATCGGGAAAACTTATTCTCCTGTGTCTGGGGAGTTGGTTAAGAAGCATCAGGTAGACGATGTCGTGCATTGTGCCTTAGGTTTTCCCGATGGAACTCGTTTCGCTTTGCTTACGAATTTGGTTATACCGGAAGGGCGAGACTTGAAAACTCACTTACAAATTTTGCAAAAGGAAGGTTTTCCGAGAGTGGAAGTGAACGGGCGCTTCCAAGCCATAGAAGATTTGTTGACCGATGGGGAATTACCGGAGCCCAACGCTATTCGTTTGGTAATAGACCGAATGAGTGTTTCGCATGAGACCGATACAATCAGCCGATTGTCCGATTCTGTCGAGACTGCCTTTTTTGAAGGTGGGGGAGAGTGTATCGTTCTGGTTTATGACGGCGAAGAAATACGGGAGTTTAGTTTTTCGAAAAGGTTCGAGGCAGACGGTATCACATTCAACGAGCCGAGCGAGTTGATGTTTAACTTTAATAATCCGGTGGGTGCATGTCCCACTTGTGAGGGATTTGGGAAGGTTATCGGTATAGACGAGGATTTGGTTGTCCCGAATAAAACTTTGTCGGTTTATGACGATGCTGTGATGTGTTGGCGTGGGGAGAAAATGAGTGAATGGAAAAACGATTTGATACGCCAAGCAGACTCTTTGCACTTTCCCATACATCGTCCTTATTTCAAATTGACCGACCGAGAGAAAGAGATATTGTGGCATGGAGCCGGCGATTTCGAGGGAATAGACGGATTTTTCGCTATGCTTGAAGCCAATCAGTATAAAATACAATATCGTGTAATGCTCGCCCGATACCGGGGAAAGACCATCTGTCCTGTGTGCAAAGGCAGCCGATTGAAACCTGAGGCTGAATATGTGAAGGTGGGAGGGCGTTCAATCTCAGAGCTTGTGAATTTACCGATTAGCGAGTTGAAAGAGTTCTTCGACCGTCTCGAACTCGACGAACATGATGCTTTGATTGCGAAACGATTGTTGACCGAGATTAGGAATCGTATTTGTTTTCTGCAAGAGGTGGGGTTGAGTTACCTGACTTTGAACAGGTTGTCTTCTACTCTCTCGGGCGGAGAAAGCCAACGTATCAATTTAGCCACTTCTTTGGGCAGCAGTTTGGTCGGTTCTTTATATATTCTCGATGAACCGAGTATAGGGCTTCATTCCCGGGACACAGGTTTATTGATAAAAGTTTTGAGGCAGTTACAAGAGTTGGGCAATACCGTTGTCGTTGTCGAACATGACGAAGATATTATACGGGCGGCCGATTATATTATCGATATAGGTCCGTTGGCCGGTCGTTTGGGTGGTGAAGTCGTTTATCAAGGAGGCTTGTCTCGATTACCCAAAGCGACTCGTAGCTATACCATGCGTTATTTGACGGGTGAGAGTAAAATAGAGTTGCCTGCAAATCGCCGGAAATGGAATCAATATATCGAAGTAGAGGGGGCTGCTCAGAACAATCTGAAATCGATCGATGTGAAGTTTCCCCTTCATGTTATGACCGTTGTTTCGGGTGTCAGTGGTTCGGGTAAATCGTCGTTAGTCAGAGATGTTTTTTATCGGGCTCTTCTTCGGCATTACGGAGAGGGAGGAGAAATGCCCGGAACGTATTCTCGTCTTTCGGGCGATATGGATCGAATTCATTCCGTCGAATTCGTGGATCAGAATCCCATCGGTAAATCAACCCGGTCCAATCCTGCTACGTATTTGAAAGCATTTGACGAGATACGGAAACTGTTTGCCGAGCAACAAGGAGCCAAACAGATGGGATTTTCTCCCTCGTATTTCTCTTTTAACTCCGAGGGCGGACGCTGCGAGGAGTGTAAAGGAGAGGGAACCATTACTGTGGAAATGCAGTTTATGGCCGATATTGTCCTCGAATGCGAGTCGTGCCACGGAAAAAGGTATAAGCAAGATGTACTCGATATCGAGTATAGGGGCAAGAACATCAGCGATGTGCTTGATATGACTATCAATCAGGCCATAGAGTTTTTTTCGGAGGTGAACGGAAGTCAGGAGAAGCGTATCATAAAGCGGTTGAAGCCGTTGCAAGACGTAGGACTGGGATATATAAAATTAGGACAGTCTTCTTCAACGCTTTCGGGCGGAGAAAATCAGCGTGTGAAATTAGCCTTTTTCCTGAGTAACGAGAAACAGGAATCGACTCTTTTTATTTTTGACGAACCTACGACAGGTTTACATTTTCATGATATAAACACGCTTTTGAAATCGTTTAACCAGCTTATCGAACGAGGTCATACCGTTGTTATCATCGAACACAATATGGACATTATAAAGTGTGCCGACCACGTTATCGATATGGGACCGGAAGGTGGTAAAGAGGGTGGATACGTGGTTTGTACCGGTACTCCCGAGGAGATCGCCGAGTGCTCTGCTTCCTATACGGGAGTGTTTTTGAAAGAGAAACTAAGAAGCTGTTTTAAATTTATTGAGAAATAA
- a CDS encoding tetratricopeptide repeat protein produces MITTEITKLQYDIYGLLAERRLKDAFGKLALLVNELQDWVSRDKLNEMETSYRYMIQYMLDGVEDPERKSIYDHLVLSAYVLTDRVSDRLAGQVSPSQYYGWKRYASASRTGISLSSQFDVCDNEINDLSLALLLGEQEQDFSKIQSLKHRIEDTAGNLFMDIWTNYPAAEEDYRSLREALFTDRFPDTFVSLLLSAVLLNLLHRFDEQKLLILLDGYRHSSPEIQMRSLCCALIVMYIYRERLPLLKSLRNRLDALCEEPKFKTDVRNIFLQFIKSQETEKITRKMNEELLPEMMKLGPSLYKKIRQEDLMNDINALEENPEWQEMLDKSGITDKLKELTDLQMEGADVFMSTFSHLKSFPFFQSIQNWFLPFNPDHTALSGVLSGKGGDTFKKMISASALLCNSDKYSFCLSLAQVPESQRDLMMGQFSAENAAVQEMEKEELMKKEISRENISNRYIQDLYRFFKLYIRRTEFTDPFAGHINLLHVSVLNPLLSDSDSLRLIGEYYFRRGYYAEALELFERLSAAYHSDSEIYQKIGFCYQKKGDYANALEAFLKAEIISPDNFWTIRRIATCYRNMKKPEMALSYYHRAEKIQPENLSVQMNIGHCYVEQKDYEEALKYYFKVDYLDPEGGKAWRPIAWCSFLVGKKEQAQRYYEKILDDKPVSLDYFNAGHVEFSLGHIRKAIDYYRRSIELDNGDSAKFLSNFKQDAPDLIASGIAASDMPILLDQLMYGITDSL; encoded by the coding sequence ATGATTACGACAGAGATAACGAAATTGCAGTACGATATATACGGTTTGCTTGCCGAGAGACGATTGAAAGACGCTTTCGGTAAACTTGCTCTATTGGTAAACGAGTTGCAAGATTGGGTAAGCCGGGACAAGTTGAACGAGATGGAGACGTCGTATAGATATATGATACAATATATGTTGGACGGTGTCGAGGATCCCGAACGGAAGAGTATTTACGATCATTTGGTTTTGTCTGCTTATGTGTTGACCGATCGGGTTTCGGATCGATTGGCCGGGCAGGTTTCTCCTTCTCAATACTATGGGTGGAAGAGATATGCGTCGGCCAGCCGAACGGGTATTTCCTTATCGTCTCAATTCGATGTGTGCGATAATGAAATCAACGATCTTTCTTTGGCTTTGTTGCTTGGCGAACAAGAGCAAGATTTTTCTAAAATTCAATCATTGAAACACCGTATCGAGGACACGGCGGGAAATCTTTTTATGGATATATGGACCAATTATCCGGCGGCAGAGGAAGATTACCGGTCGTTAAGAGAGGCTCTTTTCACCGATCGTTTTCCTGATACTTTCGTTTCGCTTCTTCTTTCGGCTGTGTTGTTGAACTTATTGCACCGGTTCGACGAGCAAAAGTTGCTCATTCTGTTGGACGGTTATCGCCATTCTTCGCCCGAAATACAGATGCGTTCGCTTTGTTGTGCCCTCATCGTCATGTATATTTATCGGGAGAGATTGCCTCTTTTGAAGAGTTTGCGGAATCGCCTCGATGCATTGTGTGAAGAACCGAAATTCAAGACCGATGTTCGTAATATTTTCTTGCAGTTCATCAAGAGTCAAGAGACTGAAAAAATTACCAGAAAAATGAATGAAGAGCTGCTTCCCGAAATGATGAAACTGGGGCCATCGCTTTATAAGAAAATACGTCAAGAAGACTTGATGAACGATATCAATGCGCTGGAAGAAAATCCGGAGTGGCAGGAGATGCTCGACAAATCGGGAATTACCGATAAGTTAAAGGAGTTGACCGATTTGCAGATGGAGGGAGCCGATGTTTTCATGAGTACGTTTTCTCATTTGAAGAGTTTCCCTTTTTTCCAGTCGATTCAAAATTGGTTTTTGCCGTTTAATCCCGATCATACAGCGTTGTCGGGGGTATTGTCTGGTAAGGGCGGAGATACGTTTAAGAAGATGATTTCGGCATCGGCTCTATTGTGTAATTCGGATAAATATTCTTTTTGTTTGAGTTTGGCTCAGGTTCCCGAGTCGCAAAGGGATTTGATGATGGGGCAATTCAGTGCCGAGAATGCGGCGGTTCAAGAGATGGAAAAAGAGGAATTGATGAAGAAAGAAATAAGTCGGGAAAATATATCCAATCGTTATATTCAAGATTTGTACCGTTTCTTCAAGTTGTATATACGTCGAACCGAGTTTACGGATCCTTTTGCCGGGCATATCAATTTATTGCATGTATCTGTTTTGAATCCGTTATTGAGCGATTCGGACAGTTTGCGCCTCATCGGGGAATATTATTTCCGGCGGGGATATTATGCCGAGGCTCTCGAATTGTTCGAAAGGCTTTCGGCGGCATATCATTCGGATAGTGAAATTTATCAGAAGATAGGTTTTTGTTACCAGAAGAAAGGAGACTATGCCAACGCTTTGGAGGCTTTCCTCAAAGCAGAAATTATTTCGCCCGACAATTTCTGGACGATTAGACGCATAGCTACATGTTACAGAAATATGAAAAAGCCCGAGATGGCTCTTTCGTATTATCATCGTGCCGAAAAGATACAGCCCGAAAATTTATCGGTACAGATGAATATAGGGCATTGTTATGTCGAACAGAAAGATTATGAAGAGGCGCTTAAATATTACTTCAAGGTGGATTATCTCGATCCCGAAGGTGGAAAAGCGTGGCGTCCTATCGCATGGTGTTCTTTCTTAGTCGGTAAAAAAGAACAGGCGCAGCGGTATTATGAGAAGATATTGGACGATAAACCGGTTTCTCTCGATTATTTCAATGCCGGGCATGTGGAGTTTTCTTTGGGACATATCAGAAAGGCTATCGATTATTATCGGCGCAGTATAGAGCTGGACAACGGTGATTCTGCTAAGTTTCTTTCTAATTTCAAGCAGGATGCTCCCGATTTGATCGCCTCGGGAATCGCTGCGAGCGATATGCCTATTTTGTTGGATCAACTTATGTATGGCATTACAGATTCTTTATAA